From Paenibacillus graminis, a single genomic window includes:
- a CDS encoding carbohydrate ABC transporter permease, producing the protein MRKTLRLQRGWGQQIIFLWPALLFFLTIVVTPFILGFYYSSTNWNGLDLDKAVWTGADNWKRIFMNDDKFWDSLFFTLRFTVVSVIAANVLALLLAFLLMTSLKTKKVLRTIFFIPNVIGGILLGYIWQFIFTKGFATIGEMTGLSFFQLPWLGTASTGFWGLVIVFVWQTAGYMMVIYIAGLAGIPKDLIEAAKIDGARAPQLFKNVYVPLIMPAITICLFLTTSNAFKMFDLNLSLTKGGPGTSTQSLAYNIYAEALINNRYGLGTAKALLFFFAVSLITVTQVWLTKRKEVSA; encoded by the coding sequence ATGAGAAAAACTCTGCGTCTGCAACGGGGCTGGGGACAGCAAATCATTTTCCTCTGGCCCGCCCTGCTATTCTTCCTGACCATTGTGGTTACACCCTTCATTCTCGGCTTTTACTACTCCTCCACCAACTGGAACGGACTGGATCTGGACAAAGCGGTCTGGACCGGTGCGGACAACTGGAAACGGATTTTTATGAATGATGATAAGTTTTGGGATTCCCTCTTCTTTACTTTACGCTTCACGGTAGTATCCGTTATTGCAGCCAATGTCTTGGCACTGCTGCTTGCATTCCTGCTGATGACGTCGCTGAAGACCAAGAAGGTGCTGCGCACGATCTTCTTCATTCCCAATGTAATTGGCGGCATTCTGCTCGGTTACATCTGGCAGTTTATCTTCACCAAAGGTTTCGCTACCATCGGCGAGATGACCGGCCTTTCCTTCTTCCAGCTGCCTTGGCTGGGTACAGCAAGCACCGGCTTCTGGGGGCTTGTAATCGTATTCGTCTGGCAGACAGCCGGATATATGATGGTCATTTACATCGCCGGATTGGCCGGAATTCCGAAGGATTTGATTGAAGCGGCCAAGATCGACGGTGCACGCGCTCCGCAATTGTTCAAAAATGTCTATGTCCCGCTAATCATGCCAGCCATCACCATTTGCCTGTTCCTGACCACTTCCAATGCCTTCAAAATGTTCGATCTCAATCTGTCACTGACCAAAGGCGGACCGGGAACCTCAACCCAGTCGCTCGCTTACAACATCTATGCGGAAGCGCTGATCAACAACCGTTACGGCCTTGGCACCGCCAAAGCGCTGCTCTTCTTCTTCGCCGTCTCGCTGATCACCGTCACACAGGTCTGGCTCACCAAACGGAAAGAGGTGTCCGCATAA
- a CDS encoding carbohydrate ABC transporter permease, with translation MQTSRYRLNHFILEIFAILLALVFLSPFYLVLSNSVKRLKEILIDAASFPQVFHWDNYSKVWDAINFPQAFWNSLQITILSVIFIVMFSSMAAYQIVRKPSRFNSFVFLLLVSAMIIPFQSLMLQLVRVTSMLELRGELYGIVACYLGFGMPLSVFLFHGFIKSVPIELEEAARVDGSSPYGVFFKIVFPLLMPIIVTVIILNTLWIWNDYLLPVLVIGGNKDLTTLPVAVTKFFGQYTKKWDLALAGLVMAITPILLFFLSLQRYIVEGVTAGSIKG, from the coding sequence ATGCAGACTAGCAGATATCGTCTGAACCATTTCATCCTTGAAATATTCGCCATTCTTCTGGCCCTGGTGTTTCTGTCTCCGTTCTACCTGGTGCTGAGCAACTCGGTTAAGAGGCTGAAGGAAATACTGATTGATGCGGCATCGTTCCCGCAGGTATTTCACTGGGATAATTACTCCAAAGTATGGGATGCGATCAATTTTCCCCAGGCGTTCTGGAACTCGCTGCAAATCACAATCCTGAGTGTAATCTTCATCGTGATGTTCAGCTCCATGGCAGCTTACCAGATCGTCAGAAAGCCGTCACGCTTCAATTCCTTTGTGTTCCTGCTGCTCGTGTCGGCGATGATCATTCCGTTCCAGTCTCTGATGCTGCAGCTGGTCCGGGTAACCAGCATGCTGGAGCTGCGCGGTGAACTGTACGGCATTGTGGCCTGCTATCTCGGCTTCGGAATGCCGCTGTCCGTGTTCCTGTTCCATGGCTTCATTAAGAGTGTACCCATAGAGCTGGAGGAAGCTGCACGTGTCGACGGCTCAAGCCCCTATGGCGTGTTCTTCAAAATCGTCTTCCCGCTGCTGATGCCGATCATTGTTACCGTCATTATTCTGAACACCCTGTGGATCTGGAATGACTACCTCTTGCCGGTGCTTGTCATTGGAGGCAATAAGGACCTGACCACACTGCCGGTGGCTGTTACCAAGTTCTTTGGACAATACACCAAGAAATGGGATCTTGCCCTCGCAGGCCTGGTCATGGCGATTACGCCGATTCTCTTGTTCTTCCTGTCTCTGCAGCGTTATATTGTTGAAGGTGTCACCGCAGGCTCCATAAAGGGTTAA
- a CDS encoding ABC transporter substrate-binding protein produces MKKRKFAFVIATVCTLIIAGCGNGGNNNSANGGNAVNSGTETAAPDSTKAPAKDVTIKMFQFKVEIAEQLNTLAEEYEKETGVKVEVETHGGGEDYGALLKAELASGSEPEIFNNGGYTALVPYMDRATDLSNEPWVANLIPTAKTPATVDGKLYGMPMNVEGYGLIYNKDLFTKAGITEEPKTLSQLKDAAAKLKAAGITPFEATNEWWSMGMHLVNVGLAHQPDPKKFIEDLKAGTQTFKGNAVFKQWLDLVDVIFDNAQDNKMTTDYATQIADFASGKAAMMMQGNWTQGDIDKIDPDLNLGLLPLPISDEEGTILVGVPNNYIVNSKSAHPEEAKAFLNWLVSSETGQKYLTKEFKFIPAETNVKTDAADIGQVAVAVQEQSDKALGWNWDMFPDGVTQGFGAAMQEYLGGQLNHDQLLEKLDKSVQDIVKQ; encoded by the coding sequence ATGAAAAAAAGAAAGTTCGCATTTGTTATCGCAACCGTTTGCACACTTATTATCGCAGGTTGCGGCAATGGCGGCAATAATAATTCCGCAAACGGTGGAAACGCTGTCAATTCAGGAACAGAGACAGCTGCACCCGATTCCACCAAAGCTCCTGCCAAGGATGTAACGATCAAAATGTTCCAGTTCAAGGTCGAAATTGCCGAGCAGTTAAACACACTGGCTGAAGAATATGAGAAGGAAACCGGTGTGAAGGTTGAAGTGGAAACACATGGCGGCGGTGAAGATTATGGCGCGCTGCTCAAAGCAGAGCTTGCTTCCGGCTCTGAACCGGAAATTTTCAATAATGGCGGTTATACGGCCCTGGTTCCTTATATGGACCGTGCCACCGATCTGTCGAACGAGCCTTGGGTGGCCAATCTGATTCCAACCGCCAAAACGCCCGCTACCGTCGATGGCAAGCTGTACGGGATGCCGATGAACGTTGAAGGCTACGGACTCATCTATAATAAGGACCTGTTCACCAAAGCAGGGATTACAGAGGAACCCAAGACCCTTTCACAGCTCAAAGACGCGGCAGCCAAGCTGAAAGCCGCAGGCATCACGCCGTTTGAAGCTACCAATGAGTGGTGGTCCATGGGGATGCACCTGGTTAACGTAGGCCTGGCTCATCAGCCGGACCCGAAGAAATTCATCGAAGATCTCAAAGCCGGTACCCAAACCTTTAAAGGCAATGCGGTGTTCAAGCAATGGCTTGACCTGGTGGATGTGATTTTTGACAATGCACAGGATAATAAAATGACTACAGATTATGCTACCCAGATTGCAGACTTCGCATCCGGCAAAGCGGCCATGATGATGCAGGGCAACTGGACGCAAGGGGATATCGACAAAATTGATCCGGACCTGAACCTCGGCCTCCTCCCGCTTCCGATCAGCGACGAAGAAGGAACCATTCTCGTAGGTGTGCCTAACAACTATATTGTAAACAGCAAATCGGCACATCCGGAAGAAGCCAAAGCGTTCCTCAACTGGCTCGTAAGTTCAGAAACCGGCCAAAAATATCTGACCAAGGAATTCAAATTCATCCCTGCTGAAACCAACGTTAAAACCGATGCAGCGGATATCGGCCAGGTCGCTGTTGCCGTGCAGGAGCAATCCGATAAAGCACTCGGCTGGAACTGGGATATGTTCCCTGATGGTGTGACTCAAGGTTTCGGTGCAGCTATGCAGGAATATCTGGGCGGCCAATTGAATCACGATCAGCTTCTGGAGAAACTTGACAAATCCGTACAGGATATCGTGAAGCAATAA